The following are from one region of the Chionomys nivalis chromosome 16, mChiNiv1.1, whole genome shotgun sequence genome:
- the Rrs1 gene encoding ribosome biogenesis regulatory protein homolog, which yields MESQSVEELLAKAEREEAEKLQRITVHKDLELEFDLGNLLASDRNPPTVLRQAGPSPEAELRALARDNTQLLINQLWQLPTERVEEAVVARLPEPLTRLPREKPLPRPRPLTRWQQFARLKGIRPKKKTNLVWDEVSGQWRRRWGYKRARDDTKEWLIEVPGGADPMEDQFAKRIQAKKERVAKNELNRLRNLARAHKMQMPSSAGLHPTGHQSKEELGRAMQVAKVSTASVGRFQERLPKEKAPRGTGKKRKFQPLFGDFAAEKKSQLELLRVMNSKKPQLDVTRATNKQMREEDQEEAAKRRKMGQKGRRKGGRQGPSGKRNSGPPGQEEKRKGGLGGRKPSRPAFGGKKKGAPHQGGKRKK from the coding sequence ATGGAGAGCCAGAGCGTGGAGGAGCTGCTGGCTAAGGCGGAGCGGGAGGAGGCGGAGAAGCTGCAGCGCATCACGGTGCACAaggacctggagctggagttcgaCCTGGGCAACCTGCTGGCTTCGGACCGCAACCCCCCGACGGTGCTGCGCCAGGCCGGGCCCTCGCCGGAGGCCGAGCTGCGGGCCCTGGCGCGGGACAACACGCAGCTGCTCATCAACCAGCTGTGGCAGCTGCCGACCGAGCGCGTGGAGGAGGCGGTGGTCGCGCGCTTGCCCGAGCCGCTCACGCGCCTGCCCCGCGAGAAGCCGCTGCCCCGGCCGCGGCCGCTCACCCGCTGGCAGCAGTTCGCCCGCCTGAAGGGCATCCGTCCCAAGAAGAAGACCAACCTCGTGTGGGACGAGGTGAGTGGCCAGTGGCGCCGCCGCTGGGGCTATAAGCGCGCCCGGGACGACACCAAGGAATGGCTGATCGAGGTGCCTGGGGGCGCCGACCCCATGGAAGACCAGTTCGCCAAGCGGATTCAGGCCAAGAAGGAACGCGTGGCGAAGAACGAGCTGAACCGGCTGCGGAACCTGGCCCGAGCGCACAAGATGCAGATGCCCAGCTCAGCCGGCCTGCACCCGACGGGACACCAGAGCAAGGAGGAGCTGGGCCGCGCCATGCAAGTGGCCAAGGTCTCCACCGCTTCGGTGGGACGCTTCCAGGAGCGCCTCCCCAAGGAGAAGGCTCCCCGGGGCACCGGCAAGAAGAGGAAGTTTCAGCCCCTCTTTGGGGACTTTGCTGCCGAGAAAAAGAGCCAGTTGGAGCTCCTCCGAGTCATGAACAGCAAGAAGCCTCAGCTGGACGTGACGAGGGCCACCAACAAGCAGATGAGGGAAGAGGACCAAGAAGAGGCTGCCAAGAGGAGGAAAATGGGCCAGAAGGGCAGGAGAAAGGGGGGCCGGCAGGGACCCTCGGGCAAGAGAAACAGCGGACCGCCGGgccaggaagagaagaggaaaggcggCCTGGGAGGCCGGAAGCCTTCCAGGCCTGCTTTCGGCGGCAAGAAGAAAGGAGCGCCGCATCAgggtgggaagaggaagaagtag